The following coding sequences lie in one Kryptolebias marmoratus isolate JLee-2015 linkage group LG5, ASM164957v2, whole genome shotgun sequence genomic window:
- the snapin gene encoding SNARE-associated protein Snapin, giving the protein MASVAVAETSPDKDAVAEGLLDLLKPAIQQLDLHVHSVRESQVELREHIDNLATELCRINEHQKVALDLDPYVKKLLNARRRVVLVNNILQNAQERLRRLNHNVAKETARRKTMLEASGVFTSRSPSKP; this is encoded by the exons ATGGCTTCCGTGGCTGTGGCAGAAACTTCTCCCGATAAAGATGCTGTGGCCGAGGGGCTGCTCGACCTCCTGAAACCAGCGATCCAACAGCTGGACTTGCATGTTCACTCAGTCAG AGAAAGCCAGGTGGAATTAAGGGAGCACATAGACAATTTGGCCACGG AGCTGTGCAGGATAAATGAACACCAGAAGGTGGCGCTGGACCTGGATCCTTATGTGAAGAAGCTGCTTAATGCCAGACGCAGAGTGGTGCTTGTAAACAACATCCTGCAGAATGCTCAG GAGCGCCTGAGACGACTTAACCACAACGTGGCCAAAGAGACGGCTCGGAGGAAGACCATGCTGGAGGCATCGGGAGTGTTCACCTCTCGCTCCCCCAGTAAACCGTGA